From Montipora foliosa isolate CH-2021 chromosome 6, ASM3666993v2, whole genome shotgun sequence, a single genomic window includes:
- the LOC138005985 gene encoding putative ATP-dependent DNA helicase Q1, which translates to MDRLDYQPLFREMSPRSPPENTAGLVNETLLISTNQELACPDRAGSIITLLRINFNMADADELFDSACDHVVERFKVENLKDLQRKALKKLVIGEDVFLIQPTGSGKSLIYQSAPMVFDIVKRTTFKSIAVVISPLTSLMQDQVKFLKSIGVTAEFIGEDQQDDAAKTAVERGDCQIVFGSPESFLSSDRWRKMLSSKVYEERLCLVAVDEAHCISHWGYAAKKGERAFRKWFSRINEIRSIIKKVPVIALTATATTETRLQTVRTLEMKSPALIVDIPNRQNISYGVQVITPNPSVTFAKMVSDLKVQKTAYERTIIYCPTIKLFSSRTKGKHLCR; encoded by the exons atggataggctcgattaccagccgctgtttcgggaaatgagcccgCGCTCACCCCCCGAAAACACGGCTGGACTCGTGAACGAGACATTGTTGATTTCCACCAATCAGGAGCTTGCCTGCCCAGATCGGGCAGGCAGCATAATTACATTGCTCAGAATaaatttcaatatggcggatgcAGACGAACTCTTTGACTCGGCGTGTGATCATGTTGTGGAACGTTTCAAAGTGGAAAACTTGAAAGATTTGCAACGCAAAGCATTAAAAAAGCTGGTAATTGGTGAAGATGTGTTTTTAATTCAACCGACTGGATCAGGAAAGTCCCTCATTTATCAGTCTGCGCCGATGGTTTTTGACATCGTCAAGAGGACaactttcaaatccattgctgtTGTTATCTCACCTCTGACTTCTCTAATGCAAGATCAAGTGAAATTTCTTAAGTCAATTGGagttactgctgagtttatcgGTGAAGATCAACAGGACGACGCGGCCAAAACGGCGGTTGAACGGGGCGACTGTCAGATCGTGTTTGGATCTCCGGAGTCATTTTTAAGTTCCGATCGATGGAGAAAGATGTTATCGAGTAAGGTGTACGAAGAGAGATTGTGCCTTGTTGCTGTAGATGAAGCGCACTGTATTTCGCATTG GGGCTATGCAGCTAAAAAAGGAGAAAGGGCATTTAGGAAATGGTTTTCTCGTATAAACGAGATCCGATCAATCATCAAAAAGGTACCAGTGATAGCCCTCACTGCAACTGCCACAACTGAAACAAGACTTCAGACTGTGAGAACATTGGAAATGAAGAGTCCAGCTTTGATTGTTGACATCCCCAACAGACAGAACATCTCCTATGGTGTGCAAGTTATCACTCCCAACCCTTCTGTGACATTTGCAAAAATGGTGAGTGACTTGAAAGTTCAAAAGACTGCGTATGAACGAACCATAATATACTGTCCCACAATAAAACTTTTTTCAAGCCGAACTAAGGGAAAACATTTATGCAGATGA